Within Planococcus citri chromosome 2, ihPlaCitr1.1, whole genome shotgun sequence, the genomic segment AGGACTTTCCATGCGATATCCTTcttgtaaaagttgaaatagtTTCTCAATGCATGGAAGAGAGGGATAAGGGACACCTCCTCTGGTTGTTATTTCCCAAAGCAGTATTCCATAAGACCAGctgtacagaaaattttttttttttaatttcaaacctgaggcagaaaattttggatgaaattcCAGAGCTTTCATTGGTTGGCTTTTTGCCAGATTCAGAGGCGATTCCACTCCAGGTTTGATAAAGTTAACATCATATTGAGAAATTAAGGCCTTTAAACTCACATATCCGATTTACACGTGTAAAGTCTTTGGAACAAAGCTTCAGGAGCCATCCATTTCACAGGCAATTttcctttggatttttttctatagTATTCATTGCTATGGATATCACGAGCTAAACCGAAATCTGCCACCTTCATGATATAGTCTTCGCAAACCAACACATTTCGAGCAGCCAAATCACGATGTACACACTGCGATGATGAATTCAATTCAgagtaaatatattttttctcaatcgaCTCTTACATAATTTACCTTTATCGAAGCCAAGTAATCCATTCCTTCAGCGATTTGTCGAGCGAAATTGATCAAAGCTTTGTTATTCATCACGAATCTCGCCTCCAATTCGGTCGAATCACACGAAGAAGAATTGTAATATCTGAGAAAGTCTCTCAAATTGCCATGAACAGCGTATTCCATAATCACCAGCAATGGACCAGCTTGGCTGCAGCATCCTAATAGTCGCAAAACGTGTTTATGTGCACCAATCATCTTCATAATTTCGACTTCGGCTACCATATTTACCATCTCTTCGTCGGTATGATTATCTGCCGacgaaaatataattatattcAGATTTGTTCAATGTTATTTATCTAAAAGTGGACTAATTTTAGAAATCCAAAGACACTCCAAACTGAACCTTTGAGCATTTTTACAGCCACAGTAGACCAGGTTTCCGAATCGTAGATATTGTAAGCTTCTCCTTGTACAACTTTGCCGAACTCTCCCTCTCCCAAAGCACCGCTTAATCTCAAGTGTTCTCTGGGGAATTCCCATTTGGTATCTGGGGGTAGTTCGTATTCCATATTCTCGGCGTATCCATGTTTGCCTCTCAGTTGTTTACGTTCAATTCGTACTACTGGACTCTTCTGTAGATTGTGAATAAATATCATGATTATATTTAGTTACAAAACAGCTATTTCAGCGATACAAATGACCGAGTGGTTTGTACACAATTACCAAAATATCTGTGGAATCTCCGTCTCGTTCTATTATCACTGTTTTGACCCAATTTTTGAACGCCTCCGCTTCGTTGGCTCTGGATATCAAGATCgctttttgcctaattttttgtaattgaaaatacacaattacacatgaATGATTTTTATGTCGATTTTGAAAGAATCATTTAAGAAGGAGGAGAGGGAgtgaaaattcctcaaaaatctacaaaaattttttagcaaaaatatttGAGCTTCTTctaaaattttacatcattaCAGGTtgtatgacactttttcaaaaatcttattaatcattactcccccccccccatttcttcCTCAAAATTCTTTGAGGTCAGAAGTTGCATAatactttttcaataatctcaaaaatcagcacccaattttgggttcaaatttCTTAAGAAATGCTCTGAAAACATTTtggtcgaaatatttgaatttttctgagaatttgaacttattttgatggGTTCCATTAATATTTGTTAGAATCTTTGAATATCATGGTTTGATTTTGCACTTAAAAATTCTCTataaaatcctcaaaaaaacattcacgAATAATAACTTgaatttcacttgaaattttcacccattttgatcggttgcatgaaatttttttgaaacttccagaaatcatgagtcaatttttcaaaaaatattcaaaatttgaatttcttcagaacttttgaaccattttggtaggtcgcatgacaccttttgaaaaatctaattaATCATGAcgcaattttgagctcaaaactgttgagaaatgtccaaaaaatattttctcagaaaCATTCAAAGTTCtttagtaagtatttttcagttattttggTGGGACACTcatcacatttttttataaattctaaaaatcatgcCCAAAACTCTTCAGAaatgcttttaaaatatttttgttgaattgtttgtatatatatatttttttttcaattttagttcattGTGATTGTCAATTGGTCACAAGgtgcattttcaaaaacctaaaaaagttttgagcacaaaattctTTAGAAATGCTCGAAGAATAGAAATAATCAAAGAAGGTGagattccatttttttttctaaaattctgaaaaatcataGCCCAATTTATGGCTCAAAACTCCTCAGAGAAATGCTCCCAGTGAGaaacattttcatcgaaatttgagtttcttctaaaattttaaactaggtacctatcacgAGTTGTACGAGACTTtttctaaaatctcaaaaatcgttacataatttttgactcaaaattgtgtggaaatacttactcaaaaaaatattcctcaaaattttggaattttccaatcATTCTAACCCAATTTGATGGTTCGTGGTACCATTTctcaaaaacagtaaaaatcGTGGCTCAATTAGGTACGTACTCAAAcaattcttcagaaatgttcaaaaaacattttttttttgaaaaaaatctaaatttctcGCAAagttttaactcattttgatagttTGCATGAtactatttcaaaaatctcgcaATTCACGAGCCTTTTTTAAGCTCAAAACTCTCCAggaatgctcaaaaaaatgttttattagagatactcgtatttgaatttcttcagtGTTTTTGACACATATATTCTAATAGgtttcatggcatttttttttcaaaaattcaagtgatCATGATTCAATTTAGAGCCCAGAATTATGAATTTGGAAATGTTTAAGgactattttttggaaacaagtacctaggtatttgaattttataagaaatttttagccattttgatAGATCTTGTGagattatgagatttttttcaaaaactacaggAATAGAAATCATGGCTGAATTTTGGGTTCgaaattcttcagaaaaatcaataaaatgtttttgttgaaagtttttttgattttttctgaaattttaatccattgtGATGGGTTAcataatacattttcaaaaatcttaaaaatcaattttgaggtCAGAACTCTAAGGTGAAGtggtttttgaagatttttaaagaattttgagcccaaaattgggtcatggttttcgaaattgcgaaaaagtgtcATGGAATccatttaaattaggtacctattttagatataatttttggaatatcggaatgaatttcaatgttttctcTCAACTTCAGAGTAGATgtatttgggggaggggggtgaaataATTCAAGCTATTTTGCTATTTAGCAAATTGTCAGAAGGATATGTTTGATTTACGAAATTACAACATTTTGATGGATAGAATGCTTACCTTCTGTACCTTATGGTGATACCTCCTAGCAAGACAAAAATAAGAACAGCCGATACAATTGCTATTATTATAGGGAGTGTATAGGAatccgtattttttttcttcggtgctgaaaatttcgacacggaaaattgattatttttttagtaaacATACAcgtgtagatattttttcaatgatacataggtacttacgatCAAAAACGGTTAAAACTGCTGCTCTTGCGGCAAAGATTTCTTCGTCATCATGGACGATGCACATGTAAAAGCCATCGTCAGCGGAAGTGGGATTCTCTACTATATAGGTTTCATTATTAGTTGAATTTTTCGGCATGCTCAACTGAAATGAAATGGACGCTATAGATAACGAATGAAATCTTTAACATGATCTAATTTATCTTGATTATAGCATAGCTAGAAGGTGAAGGTGGAGACggagacaattttttgaaaaaaatttggggagGCTCGAATtgtgaaatgaaaacttgagCATTTGTACAATTTGTATCAAAAGTGAAAGTGatgagttttatttatttatttttagaaaaagtcaACTTGACTATGGTCCTGAATTTGTCCCTAATTTTGAGAGAatagattttttgtaaattattaaaaaaatacatttctttaggtttatattatttttgatttttttctgattcatttatgaatatttttattttacaacttTCACTGCAAGTCAAATGATTGGCTTGCAGTCATTCTTACCTTGGTGATGACTGTTAAATTCGGTTCTTCGAAATCAACTATCCTCCAGCTTATTTGTTGATGTCTAATTCTCCCTTGTATGGTCTCATTATAGTCGCTAGTTTCATTGTTCTTGGGGCATTCAAATTTCGCCTCATTGATCGATACGTTACGTAAATCACGCGGGTAATTGCCCATGATGTAAGGCGAAGCTATACAAAAACATTCAATTCAACGCACTTTCCCAGCTGTGCTTAAAAcaaagttttagaaatttttttacaaacctGTGAAATTATTGGAGGTTCTGTTACTCGCTGAAGTCCAGTTGCGTTCTAAACCGAGAGATTGTAGGTTATTTTCGATGAAGTCTGGTAGTTGTTTTTCTATGATGGTTAAATTCACCGCTATGAAGGTGATATTTGATATTGTGCCATTGGGCAACTGAATCGGAACAATGTTTTCCTGTGCCCAATTGAACCGAATTTGTAAGACACAGATAAGAATGAAGATTAAAACACGCATTTTGTTTCTCGAAAGAATAGATAGGAAGCTAAATAATGTTTAATTTCGATTTAATGTAAtacccattttgataaaaaatttcaaaccgagGTCCGTGGTTTACCTAATCGTCGGAGTGAaacatttttcgatgaaatttcaaaccaatgtCGACTGACGTTTGTAGATATTTATGACAAAATTATCTGGTGAATCAGCTATTAACATCCTGCATTATTGTACACAAATTAATCAAGAGTTCTGATAACTCAATGGTATAGATAGAAAtaattcacgaatcatttttttggtcgaataactggttttaataatttataggtacctacctattcagtgCTTTGAAAGTTTTCTGAGCTTTCTTCACTTCTTTTCAGAATTAAATTCTTGAACAGCTAACAAAAATTTTacggtaaaaatttcaaaaaaaaatctgtttttgtagccctgttggtaatttttttctcagcttttCGAGGCTGCAttctgatagaaaattttggCATTGCAGCTTCAAATGTACTCAAAAAATTACAGGtgctgaaataaattttctgaattcgttcaatttttgaggaaatttggAAAGTTTAATTATtgctttttcttatttttgaccttcccAATTGATTGGTGGTTGTTTCAAgttgttctgaagcctccagcggatttttggattctgcAGCTTCAACCTTTTCGATCGGTTTAAgcacaaattttccatttgtttcTACTGGTACAAAACCACTGTTTACCTACtccagtattttttttagaaaaaaaatcagaaaaattaatttacgtaCCTACGTCTTTTTGATAAAAGGATGAGCAAGAAATGAGTGGACAGTCTCCTCTCTaaagaaagttttaaatcatgaatCTTCCGCAGCCCGATCCCCGTCTATAGTTCAGATGTGTCTGTATTACGGATTGCGAGTCATTTAATCTTACCTGATCTGATCTGGATCTGGGTCTAGGTCTGGGTCTGGATCTGGATTTGGGTGTgatctgatctggtctgatcaGTCGAATCCGGTTTTCGGTCCATTGACTTGTCTGTCGAGTcctcaaggtcgtctatctgGCCGCTTGACGTCATTGAACCGAGTGACTGGAATTCCAAAGTCACTGACCTGCCTATTTGGCcgcataaggtcattgactcgtcagTATAGCTTCTCAAGTTGGTCTGtatgtctgtctgtctgtctgtctgtctgtctgtctgtatATCTGGTTGTCTATTcttccaaggtcattgactcatgtgtctggactctcaaggttACTTTAActacctgtctagcctcccAATATTTTCTGTCGGCTTGTACAGCctcttaagatcattgaccccTCTTCCCGGcatcttgaggtcattgacctctctTTCTGACCTCTTGAGGTCAACAGTCTGTTTCTCACACAGTGGGACCGATGAAAAAATCAGCTAGCCAAAATTATGATTGGTGTcttcaaaaaagtgtttgaaagCGCTGAATCCAATTTTGGCCTCATTTTTGCCCATTTTGCCCTATATAAAATTGGGACTCTCAAGAGGAAGAGGTGCTAAAATTTAGGTAAATGTTCAATATTTCCGGGTGAGCTGTCTAAATACCGTATatgtgacgcgacgcgacaaaatcgaccttcgagccgaaaataagtttttgagttatggggggttaaagttttcagtccagttctgctcgtttagcggaagtacttgcgttctaatcaggttctccggctaaactgagctaaacatagtcttggataacgtttcttgcctgttttgtgtgaacatcactgggtaaaatggttatttacattgatacagggggctcagccgtgattgtgctcattttttcaatttttttttattttttcatcatttcaattttgaaatcgatctggaggcgaaacaaagcgttctacgagaaaaatacgtcgagcaaagttgtagagaattaaatttccaaaaacctaaaagaggtttatttttctccaaaatgcatagtttttccgtttttctcaaaaaacagaaattttatggtaatcattatgaggttttagttttttgagaaaaacggaaaaactatgcattttggagaaaaataaacctcttataggtttttggaaatttaattctctacaactttgctagATGTATTTTtatcgtagaacgctttgtttcgcctccaggtcgatttaaaagttaaaataatgaaaaaatcaaaaaaaaatcaaaaaaatcaaaaaaatgagcacacttctgactggattaccatgtatatggagctatgcaaatcgtagggacttctgggtggttctaaatgatttttgaatgtccgagcaccaaaaatccgtcaaaaagtgaaaaataattttttaggtccgaaggtcgattttgtcccgTCACGTCACATATGTTTTTGAAATCCCAAATAGGTATTTTCGAGAGAGCCCACAATAGACACAATGAAGCTAGAGACTGGCTCAAGCAGGCCCTGATGTTGGAAGAATGGACCTGCGAACTGCCCAAACTGCTAGGACAGGGAGGGAGACCATTCTCAGTCTTTGCCAGCAAAGCATTGACCGTGAAGATGAGACAGCAAAGCAAAAGCGATGCTGCATGATCAAGCATCCGAACGCAGCAGGAGCTAGCTATATAGTAGTGAGATCTGGCCTATCAAGGACACCTAGTGTCTATAGGTGCGTGGGCCAGGCATGCTACCCTGACTTGCAAATCATCAAACCAGCGAAGAAGAACCTAGCAGTGAAGCGGACAAAGAGGAAGCCAAGCTAGCAGTCGACAACACCAAATCCAAAGATGACATCAAGCAGCAAAGCGGATGAAGAGGAAGCCAAGCTAGCAGTCGACAACGCCAAATCCAAAGATGACATCAAGCAGCAAAGTGGACGAAGAGGAAGCGGAGCTTGCAGAAACCCCGAACGTGACAACACCACCGGACGAGTCAAATACCAAGCACCAGTGAAAAGGATGCTGGCAGCGGAGTGGAGAAAGAGGAAACTGAGCTGCCAACCACCAGACAGAGAAGTTACCTTTTAGTTTTAAGTTATGAAGAAGAATGTTGAGTTTAATGTTATTAAAGTTAAGTTAAGTTGTAAGTAAGAAGAGTGGCGATGATCCATAGTtaacgattgaaaataaaaacaaggtGCGTTACTATGGTGAGCTGGGGAAAAAAAATCCCACAATATTAAACTTTAACTTAAGGTGATGAAAGcctgtgtttgaaaatttaatttatgttCAAGTGCTCTTTAATCACTGTAAGGTAAAATTCAATATTccaactcaaaaacaaaaaattttaaatgttactCATAGGGCCCTGTTGAATGCAGAACTGAACTGTGATGATGTTTGGAATCAAGAAGTACAGAAACCCAATATGTCGGgccttaaaaatcaaaaatgtttcagTCGTCGCCCCTTCTCTCCCGTTGGAGGGGCTGGGGAGGTCATCAGTTGCACTTCAAGTTATATCATGATGAAATTGGTAatcagaatattaaaaaatgtatatttggATGCCCCACcttaaaatgcagaaaatttcaattcctgCTCCACCCCACACCCCCTACCCTGGGGGAAGGGctgtcaaaaattacattttcggTGAAGTCAGTTTGATATTTGAAATCAGGAGgtcaaaaaatgtatatttagATACCTCACAATTCACAtgaaaatacaagaaaaattcaattttagccTCCACAAATTTAATACTCCAAACTTAGACTTATAATTTTGATCACTATTTCAGCACCTTGTTTTGATCGAATTACACATCCAAAAAAACagtcaaatgttgaaaacaATGACATATTGGGGAACAAGATGACGCAGAATCAGGGCGAACCCCACTCTTTTGCTTCATAGATTAGGCATTCGAAAGTCCAGCATAATTTCTTAAactgaatggaaattttttccaagttcttgaaagtcaaatcaaaatacaattgtaaaattagaaaaatgctCTAAACATTATAAATTGATCTaagtatctactttttttttcaagtgcttaaACGTCTGAtatgatattaaaatttaaatgtcaGAGAATATGACatgatatgaaaattactgaaattggTAACTTTTATTTTTAGAGTCTCACATACCTAATGACAAacctgaacaatttttttcaaattttcaaaaattagcaaaatttttgacaGGTTTCTGGATCACAAAACATACCTAAGTACgtcaaaatagtaaaatttaaacaatCTTTCTGTATTTGAATTGatagaattgattgaaaatgattttaccCTAATCATTCCGCAATTGAAAGATATGAGTGAATTTAGGAAGACCCATATTGCAAATTTTATGTATTAAACAGATCATTTCAGACTCAAAGTTGCTTGTTGCAGCACGTGTAATGTAATTAGTAATGCAAGAGGTATCTCTGTCTGTTTCCTGTATagcatacgtaggtacttatttttattgtaaaatctGCGTCATGTGTCTGTTTCCGTTTTGTGACTGATTATTTTGTGATAATCATATAcagcgaattaaaaaaataaaaaatacaaaacaagtTGATGATAATGTAGTTAACACGATTTCTTTCATTATAAGagattttttggggaggggggcgTGGGAGAGGCACACGATGGAAAaaccgaattgaaaaaatgaattcatattcgtattcaggtCTCCAAAAATCTCTCGAAGCtataaatttttctgagtgactttcaactcaaaacgaaggtttccactgaatttggCCAACATCCTTTGACGTATTTTTGTTTGCCATCCATCCGAATGTACTTAcactgaattgaaaatttttgaaaacttcaataaTATATTCTCAATATCTCAATAGCCAACTCGAATTCGTCAAATACTTGCAAATTCGTCTAAAAACGCTCACCAGTGGAAAAAACATACAGCTGGCCAATGAAAAGgaaaaaggtacctacataaacagAAGTAAATTAATTATTCTCAGCTCGAACATGTAATCAGCGCCTTTTTTTAGCACAACAAAAAAACTGTGTACttattactcgtaggtacctttGCACTCATTGACTCATATACTCGACTTGTACACATCGAAAAGAATGCAAATACACAAAGACGTGACGAAGCAGTAAATCTTGGCCGGAATTTTATTGTACACGGTGTTTGGACGAGAGTGAGAGGGAATA encodes:
- the LOC135834896 gene encoding fibroblast growth factor receptor 2-like, giving the protein MRVLIFILICVLQIRFNWAQENIVPIQLPNGTISNITFIAVNLTIIEKQLPDFIENNLQSLGLERNWTSASNRTSNNFTASPYIMGNYPRDLRNVSINEAKFECPKNNETSDYNETIQGRIRHQQISWRIVDFEEPNLTVITKLSMPKNSTNNETYIVENPTSADDGFYMCIVHDDEEIFAARAAVLTVFDPPKKKNTDSYTLPIIIAIVSAVLIFVLLGGITIRYRRQKAILISRANEAEAFKNWVKTVIIERDGDSTDILKSPVVRIERKQLRGKHGYAENMEYELPPDTKWEFPREHLRLSGALGEGEFGKVVQGEAYNIYDSETWSTVAVKMLKDNHTDEEMVNMVAEVEIMKMIGAHKHVLRLLGCCSQAGPLLVIMEYAVHGNLRDFLRYYNSSSCDSTELEARFVMNNKALINFARQIAEGMDYLASIKCVHRDLAARNVLVCEDYIMKVADFGLARDIHSNEYYRKKSKGKLPVKWMAPEALFQRLYTCKSDIWSYGILLWEITTRGGVPYPSLPCIEKLFQLLQEGYRMESPKNCPPKLYTLMRNCWDDDPNERPDFQKIIQDLDEILADNDGLDIIPSPIQSIHSSVENLYSSSDEEDDSDGKDDDTKKVHYPLLKERPTSMQSVNYPFMEKQMLEKLSSVSGDGVNVRHSFTISEGKDYTSS